The genomic window CCTTGAGTTTTTCTCAACCAGCTTCTTAATGTCAGGTGACAATATGCCAGTCATGATTATGATTATACTATAAAAAACTGGGTTTGTGAATTTTTTAAAATACTGCTAAAAACACAGAGAAAATATTCATTGTAAATTCATTCCCGACAGGTCGGGACAAAGTTAGCACTTAAAATTTGCATTTTGAAATGATAATTGATAATTTTGCAATAAATCCACTCTGTGCCCTCTGTGGTTAGCTGCGTCATCTGCATCAATGATAATTCTGCTATAATTAAGGAATCAGGAGCCTTGTTTTGGACCATAAAGAAAAAGAACATACCGCTAAAACCATAATTAAGTATTCCTCCAGCAACTTTTACAAACAGTTATTAAGTGTCTTTAATGCCTTCATAAAACCCAAACTCCTCTCTCCTGAAATGTTCGGCCTGTGGAACCTTCTTTATATTATCCCTACATACGTACCTTATATTCATTTAGGTTCGCGTTATTCAATGCGTTATTTTATTCCTTATCACGAGGAAAAAAAAGAACTGCAGAAAATAGACGACCTCAAGGGAAGCGTATTCTACGGCACTCTTTATTTAAACATTTTAGCCGCGGCAGTTATCGTCATTGCCGCCCTAACAGGCAACTTTAATCTTGTTACAACGACAGGGCTGATAGCGATGGCGGCCCTTGTGCTCATATGGTGGTATTATGAATATTACATCAATTATCTTAAGGCGCTGCAGGACTTCAGCCTTATCACATCTTCAAATTATCTCCTGACTACTGTCGCTTTCTTCTCAAGCCTGCCCCTGCTCTATTTCTTCAATATCTACGGCTTATACATCAGCGCGGTACTTTCAAATCTCGCCGTTATTTTCTATCTGAGGGCAAAACATCCTCTCGGGATTAAAACAGGATTCAGGTATTCTGTTTTTGCGGACCTTGTTAAAAGGGGCTTCCCGATTATGATTTTCTTAATCAGCGACCTTATGATACGGACCTCGGACCGGATTGTAGTCTCTTATTTTTTAGGCAATGAACAGTTAGGCTACTACAGTATTGCCATCATGGTTTTAAATTTTGTCATGCAAATCCCCGGCGCCTCCCGTGAAGTCGTTGAGTCCAAGTTAATGAAAGATGCCGGGAGCAATTCCAAAGAGGCAATTCTCAGGGAATATTTTTTCGGTCCCCTTGTTAAGACAGCTTATTTAATGCCCCTCCTGCTCGGCCCTATTGTCCTTGTACTGCCCGTGCTTATCCCTGTATTATTGCCCCGATACATTCAGGGGATTGTTTCAGCGCAGATAGTGACTCTCGGGTGTTATTTCCTGTCCATGTCATACACTGCACGGGGGATTTTGATTGCCAGCGGCCTGCAGTTAAAGGCTTTTTATATTTCTATTTTGGTTCTGACAGGGAACATACTCTTGAGCATAATCTTACTGAAATCAGGGCTGGGCATTAAAGGCGTTGCCATATCCTGCAGTATCTCTTATTTTCTGCTTTTTATTGGTTTTTTCATGTTTATTAAGAAAATGTGCTTTCACAACCAGGCTGACTGGAAAACCGCCGTAAAGGCCTTGAGCCTGCCGTTTCCCATCATGTGCGCGGCAATAGTCTTACTTAATTACATCTCTGCATATTTGTCCTTAAATATCTTTGTCACCACTTTGCTCAGCGCCCTGATTTTTTATGCGGTCATGTTAACAGTTGTTAATAAAGCGGAGAAAAAGTATTATTTTCTGAAAGGAGTCAGGCTGAAAAATTTATGGCAGGAACTGTGACCGGCAATTCGTTGTTTTTTAATATTCACTCTTTGGTAAGGATAAAAGCCGAAGGCCTTGTCCCTGAGGCAGATAAATTACTGCTAAGACATTTCAGGCTTTTCCCGGATAAGGATGGACTGCAAGGCAGCAAAGCAGACATCCTTATATCTCAACTCAGGCATAAAAATATGCCTTTTTTACAGACACGCAATACGCGTGATCCCTCCGCGTTCTGGATAAATAAACACGAAGGCAACTTTTTTATTGTATTCGGCAGTATCAAAAAGCCTGACATCCTCATCAAACTCTCTGAAAAAATGGAGCTGTTCTATACCCCGAAGAAAGGCTGTGCGTGGAGAATATTTGACTGCCTTGTGCTTTGCATCCAGCTTGCCCTTCAGAAAAAAGGCGGAATGCTTTTTCACGGCTCTGTCATGAATCAGGCGGATAAGGCCGTCCTGCTTATAGGTCCCGGCGGCATAGGGAAATCAATCCTTGTACTGAACCTGCTGAAGGAAGGCTGGAATTATCTGAGCGAAGACAAGTTTATTTTATTTGACGGGAAGGCTTATATATTCAGAGATTACATACCTCTTACGGATTATCATTTTGATATATTCCCGTGGCTTTACGGCATGAGATCACTGGATAAGAATACACTAAGGCATACCGCGTTCAGAAAGCGTTTTAAAAAACTTGCAGAGAGTTATCTTCCGTCCTCCGTGCTTCAGCATTTGAAATACCTCTACAATCCTCCTATGTTTACGGATGTGGCTGATATTTGTCCGGACTGTAAAATTATTCATACCGCGGAGCCTTCAACAGCATTGATTTTAATTCCCGGAGCTGAGTTCAGCTTTGCAGAAGCCGGGAAAGAAGAGATTATCGGAAAAATCAAAGCCATTCAGTGGTCGGCATTTCCAATGTTTGAAGATGTCCTTAGGCTCCTCTCGCTATAC from Nitrospirota bacterium includes these protein-coding regions:
- a CDS encoding oligosaccharide flippase family protein — encoded protein: MDHKEKEHTAKTIIKYSSSNFYKQLLSVFNAFIKPKLLSPEMFGLWNLLYIIPTYVPYIHLGSRYSMRYFIPYHEEKKELQKIDDLKGSVFYGTLYLNILAAAVIVIAALTGNFNLVTTTGLIAMAALVLIWWYYEYYINYLKALQDFSLITSSNYLLTTVAFFSSLPLLYFFNIYGLYISAVLSNLAVIFYLRAKHPLGIKTGFRYSVFADLVKRGFPIMIFLISDLMIRTSDRIVVSYFLGNEQLGYYSIAIMVLNFVMQIPGASREVVESKLMKDAGSNSKEAILREYFFGPLVKTAYLMPLLLGPIVLVLPVLIPVLLPRYIQGIVSAQIVTLGCYFLSMSYTARGILIASGLQLKAFYISILVLTGNILLSIILLKSGLGIKGVAISCSISYFLLFIGFFMFIKKMCFHNQADWKTAVKALSLPFPIMCAAIVLLNYISAYLSLNIFVTTLLSALIFYAVMLTVVNKAEKKYYFLKGVRLKNLWQEL